In Anopheles arabiensis isolate DONGOLA chromosome 2, AaraD3, whole genome shotgun sequence, the genomic window CACCCTTGGTGCCGTTAGTGCCTTCCTCGTTGGTGGCTGGTTCGACCACGGTACCATTGCTGGTGCTACCGTTGTTGAGATTGTTGTTAGCCACCACCACGGCGGCACCGGCGGTACTGCTGGCGAGCAGTAGGTTCTCCTTCTCCGTCACGGACTTGTCGAACTGCACGTTACCgccgttggtgttgttgttgttgttgttgatgttgttgttaatGGTGCTACTGTTGGCTAGGGTgtcactgctgctactgctgctattgctactggtggtgttgttgttgctcagCGACAGGGACTCCATCGCCTGTTCCAGGGACTGGTGTTGggtctgttgctgctgctgctgctgctgctcttgtcGAATTTCGGACGCAATGAACGAATCGGTCATCGATATGGTAGATGCGGACATGGCAGTACCGGTTGGTAGGGCGGCCGGCGTGGACGAAAGTACAATCTGGCTCTTGGACATGGCATTTTCCTTGTCGTCTTCGTTATTctaaaatcaaacacaatatCATTAAGCATTTCGTCTTGTAGCAACACTTTCAACACGTGCTCACACACGTGTTACGGGCAATTTACCTTTGTCGGCGTATTGTTGGCCGCTCCCTTGGCACGGGTACGGGACATGATTGCTTCAACGCGCTTCCGGCGTTCCTCGcgctccttttcctccttcttcAGCCGCTCGGCCATCTCGACGCGCTGCCGTTCGGCTTCCTCGCGCGCCTTACGCTCGGCCTCCTCGCGCTCCGCCTTTTGCCGAGCTTCCTCTTCGCGCCGCTTGCGCTCCTCCTCATCCCGTCGACGTGCCTCCTCGATGGCCTGCTGGAGCCGCTCCTCCTCCATGCGCCGCTGCTCCTCGGCCAGCCGGATCGTTTCCTCTTCCAGCTTGCGCAGGCGCTCTTCTTCCTCCAGGATGCGCTGCCGCTCGGCCTGCTCCTCGGCCTCGATACGCTTGCGCTCCAGTTCCGCCAGTCGTTCGGCTTCCTCACGCGCCAGACGACGGCGCTCGGCCAGTGCAGCCTTTGCTTCCTCCTCCGTGTTGATGCGCTTGGCGATCATGGAAGCGGTCATTGCGTCAGCCCCGGCCCCAGATACTTCAACAGTCAAACTACCGTTAACGTTCTCTGGTACCTCTTCCGCGACCATCACCGTAGGCTCTGCTGCTTGAACAGCACTAACGTCCTGTTGCTCCAATGGagcttgctgttgttgcttcgtGGTTGGCGCTTGTTCTACTACCTCCACCGTAACGGCTTCTTCTGCTTGCTTTGGTAGTTCAGCGTCCTCTGTCTGTGCGGGTGCCGGAGCTTCTTGCTGCACCGGAACCACCAcctcttcctgctgctgctgtggctgttCCTCTTGTCCGAACGATTGATCCACCTCTACCAGTGAAGCCTGCTGCGAGCCATCGTCACGTTGCAGGATCGCTTCCTGCTGGGCGCTCAGCTCTTCCACCTTGGGAGCAGCAACCGACGGCGGTTCCTGTTTGgcttccaccaccactgcaTCATCCTTTTGAGCGGGAGTCTTCGACGCCGGGACCTTCTTGGGGCCATCGGCCGATTTCTTCAACGAATCCAGCAGGTTGCGCGATGCCTTCTCCGGTCCAGGCGATTGCAGCGGCGTAGAGGACGCTTTTGGTGTGGCGCCTCTCGCGCCCGCAGAACGTTTCTCTGCCGAGTGCAGCGTCAACGGTTTCTTCGTGGGCGTTTCCGTGCCGGATGCGGATTTTGCAGGGGTCGTGGTGATGCTGCCGGAACCAGCGCTCGATAGCCGATGTTTGCTGGTCGCGCTAGATATACCGCTGCCGGTCGATGCGCCGGATCCTGTCTTTGGGAGTGGAGGTTTATCTGCAAAAGGGTTTGAACCAGAACACATTGAATGAGTATCGCTGTAATGTACAGGACCTTCCGAATCCTACCACCATGGAAATGGATTTCACGAGCGAAAAAGAACCCTCGCAAGAAATCATTTCTTGACTCTTAATGGAACTTGACTGGGAAGTGTTAGTATTATACAgaattgcaaacaaacaaataatcgAAATGGCAAAATTTGTAAAAGCCCACGTTTGATTGTTCAATAATTTTTGACACCTTGCAAACTTCAATAAATCAtaagcaattaaaacaaagctcgTTTAGAAATAGTTAGACTCGAAGGAGTTTCCCATCCTCAGTTCCCTTGTGTTGGGGTATATTGGCAGAAGTTGTTGGCGAATGAAAGTTGTTGTTCAGAGTGCAAATCTACAATTTTGTGGGCAAATGATTTTGAAAGCTTCAATGAAATATTACTACACAGTTGGATTTCGCAACAGATATCGAAGAGCTTGATAACTATTAATTGTGCATCAATTTACTCGTTAGTTAGCTAAATCGCTCGACAGTTTAGCAACGGATACAGACATTGATATGATTGTATATTTACAATTGAAGTGCAATTGACGCTATTGGGTGATACATTCATTCTTCGGCGAGTAACGTGGAGTATTCGTGTTAATGGGGAGAGGGGAGCGACGAACGCGCTAAGATCGCGAGAGAAAACGTGAGGATTAAAACTtaacaacaaagaaaaacacacaaaccttcCTTCAGGCCGGAAGCAGATACGCCCGTGACGGCGATACTGGCCGGTCGTGGTTTACGTTGTGCTGGCAGGGTTCGTCGATATACGATACCGGACGCGGTCGTCGAGCTGGACATTGCACTTCCTGGCCGCGAAGTGTTCAGACTGGTGGGCGTCATTTCACCGGAACGAAGACCTGTGTATTTTCCATCCCCCAAACGGCCAGAAGAATTCATCATTTCGTCCACAGAAAGAGGACGGCCCGCCACATCAACATGACGCAcgtacaagcacacacaaatccatCGCACAGATACGAATACAACGTAGCCAAGGGGTGGTGGGGAAGGTGTGAGGGTTGTTAACAGGAATATTTAAGATATAAACGTAACAACACAGCATGATCATATGGAGACACGGACACAGATGGGACCATTAGCGGCATTGTTGCGTTTTGCGTGTACGTGTGCGAAGAGGGTGTTTGTTAGGGCGTTCGATGCGTGTGTAACGTCCAGGGCAGCCGCAACACAATTAGGCCAAGGATACAGACGATTATCGATACAACGAATCGAAAAGGAGGTTTATTCGGAGGTTTTgtagagcgagcgagagagagggaaggaatgaaaagaaaagaagagaacATCGAATAATCAGATGGAGGTAATGAGTTGTATGTACATGTGTGTAGGTATGTAGCTGTATATTGTTTGTTGGTATTAGCGAGTAATAATgttgaaacacaaaaaaaccataaCACTGTAAAATTATCTATTGCTTTAAAACATCCAGAAAGAGGTTGAAAGAGCAGTAGATGTAAGTAGTATGTACAGTTGCAGCATAACAGAATGCGAAAGGCCTCAGAACAACGTGTCACTTAACATATGCAACAAACGAAGTAATATTCAATAGGCGAGAATACGAATAAGCAGTCATGAGATGAAGGTTTAATTCGATGGAGAGATGAGCTTTTCGTATCGTTTAACTACCAAGCAAGATGTGAAAAAATAAGATGTTTGCAGTAATATTAGGTTAAAATGTGGATTAGAAGTCTAATGAAACGAGTTAAGTTCCGGTGAGATGTTAGAGTTAGAGGCACTACGAGCGTGTTGACTCTATAGTACGTGTTAGAGAGGTTGTTGATGGTGAATGTGTATGTGGGTGTAGTTATTGTTTTGCCAATACACCACAGTCTGAAGAATCATAAACCTAAAGAGCACCAGGCATCTTGCTGGGAGAGTACCTGAGCTTCAATGCTTCACAGCAATACAATGGTTATCAgtacaaccaccaccagcaggtGCTGTAGACTTAATTGTACGTGTTAAAAGTTCAGCAGTCCCGTTAGTGCAGCAACCCCATCGACCCCTATCGGTACCTCCCAAGAGAAATGCGTAGCCAAAAATTAGCAAAGGTAAATAGAAGGATATCTTGAAAAACCCCCCATCCGCCAGGGAATAGCTTCTGGGCCCGCGATTAGCATGTTGCTGTGTCCCAATCCCACACACTTATTCGGTTCGCGATTGATTCGAGGCTATCGAGACTGAGCGAGACGCTTGAGACCCACCGTTCGTCACCAGGAGCTGATTCTGATGCTGttggtgatgctgctgttgctgctgatggtggtggtactgcTGGCGGAGACGCTCGGTTTTGGTGATGCGCGGTGTGCTGCCGGCCGTGTTCAGCTGGGACATGCTCTTGGAGGTATCGTTGCGACGCATGGGCGACGTGCTGCCACTGTTAATTGACGACGAATTGAACGATGACTTGCGACCTCCGCCGAAGCCGGGACTGCGGCCGGAATTCGAGTCCTGCGATTGGTTCCGATACTTGGCACCGCTGCCGGCCAGCTGAGACATGCTGCGTGACATTCGCTTGCTGTTGCCGCCGCTACCGGTCGGCGACGAGCGGGACGAGGACAGTGACAAACGGGTAAGGTTCTCCAGCTCCAGGGCCTGACGGCGCTCGCGCTCCAGAATCGCGCTGATGTGCTCGCCGTTGCGTCGTCGTGGTTGCGCCAGCTGATCCAAGCGTGTCATCGAGAACGCTCGGCCTTTGGTTGGTGGTACGTCCGGATTTTCGGGTTTCGTGTGTCGAGTGGGAGTaggtggttgtgtgtgtgtgtgccgtaaCGGAGGTGGCGGTGGTAGAGGTGAGGTGGGCGCATCAATTCGGCAAACATCAGAATATCCATCGATATTTCATCGTCGAACGAGAAAAGTAATTGGGTAcgtgattgtatgtgtgtatttgtgtgtgtatatttatgTGGGCGTTCATGTGGGATTATGCGTTTTAGTGTTAATATTCGATatgatgagtgtgtgtattttgtgacAGCCATCATCATGCAGAGAGGACGAGCAATGAGTTGAGttgaaatatattttgtttcgagtcaaataaaaaaaaagaaggtaaaggaagaaaagcaaaaagaaaactccgatcaataaaataaaccattgcTACACAATACGATGCACAAAATTCCAATGTTCTAATGATTTCGTTCCTTTCACTGTAACATTTTGTCCGTCTTGCAGCACGTGGGTGCCGCCATCGTGTAACGAGAGATGTAGTGAAGAATGAGCGCGAATGATCATGGTATGATGGGCAGTAAACAACATCTATAGGCCACTACTACTATGCAAATAATTGAACTGATGATCCACAAAAGTAACGCTCTACGGCTTGATGAGAGACTGGAGTTACCCGCGCACATGCAGAAaacaacacatgcacactcaGCTGCGCGATCGATAATCCGAACGAAAGGATAACCGCACTTAAGATAACATTTCTTCGATCACAACCGATACATCAGTACATCGCACGGAAGCGGGTATGTTGGGTAAGAGGGCAGTAGAGTagtgaagcaaaagcaaacacaagtAGAAGCATGTGGTAAGAGTTGTACAACGATGATgactttcttcttctgtacGCGCGATAGTGTGCAGACCGAAAAAAGAACGAGCTTGAGACAATCCGAAAGACTAGCGGAAGACTAGGTGTGGGGGGGTGAGATATGGCCCTCATGCAAAGTTGTGTTGAGAAAAATCAATCATACTGAATAATGAATGCCAATATACAATTTGCCAATGATAAAGTAGTAAAATCGCATGAAACATAATGGATAACTTAGGAAAGAGTACTTTTGAAAAGCCGCAAACATGGCACATAACGAATAAGAGAGCGTTTCAGGCATAAAGACAACACAAGGTAACATACATTAAAccgaacaaaacgaaaccgaaCAAGAACGAAAACAGAACGcataaacaaaactaaacaaataTGCTAAAAAGAAAATAGTAGACGCGTACGCCAAAGCAATAAAATACTACCTGGTGTTCTGGGAGTGTGTGTACCGAGAGACGATCTAGAGCTATCACGAGGACTAGGAATGGTAGGCATTAGATCGGTCTTTCGACGATTGACAGTGCGCTGATAGTTCATTTCTGCTGTATCGTCTGCaggagaaacagagagaaagtgaTAGAAAGatagggagaaagagagaaagagagacagaggaagaagaaagcaaagagGTCGAAGAAGAGTAGAAAGGAGTGGATGGGGGAGTGGCGGAAAAacaagggaagggaagaaCACAAAAGTAGTGTCACCGATGTCAAGGAAATCGGTTCGATGGACAACAAACAATCAGTATGTGTGGCCGGCATGGAAACCCCGTGAAAAGaaaattagtaaaaacaaGAGAacatagaaaagaaaagaaagaaagaaaggtaTGAGTTATGTGTGCGGACAGAATGCCGGACAGTACGTTTATCGTTAACCACCCACCGGAGACAGGTGTGTTGTTGCCGAAGCGTTGCATTTCGACGTGGTGTTGGAGTAAAGGTAGTAGAGATAGTCGAGATGAGAGACACATAACGTGGCAGAGGGATGGAGGggtaagaaaggaaatgaagaaataacacagaaaaagtaaacatggaaagaaaaagacagaaagagacaaaaatgaatttaattatatGTCAACAAATCTTCACGTGAGAAGTTTTCGTTAGTCACCGAAagagttttgttatttttgcagTGGTTTTATACACAATTTGGGGTTTAGTCGActttggaaaggaaaatttGTTAAACATATCACAACAACTGGTAGTCAAAAGTTGTAATATAGTAGTTATTTAGGTATATTCAACACAGCATGCTTCTAGGAATTCATACAATTCACGTTAAGAGccaatttgtaaaacaaaaactatcaaATTCAATTTAGAAGAAGTAAACATAACGAACACAGTTTGAGATAGAGTTACTTAGTTGAACCACAAACATAACATACATTCACTTTCATCATGGCGTTCAAACATGcacaaacattaaacaaaaacataaatgaaagGATAAGTGTGCTAGTTTGAAAGAGTAAAgattgcaaaaagaaaagaaaaaaacggaacaacaGAACAAGGAAGAAACGCTCTTCGTAATAGTTTTATGCGCTATAGAAGCTATAATAATATCCGActgaatgtaaataaatacaaagCATTCGTTCCACATTTATACATTGAGCGGCGGAATGTACTTTCCAAACGAAAGCTTCACTGAGTACAGAACATTTTACTgagaaatagaaacaaaccCAGAACGAATCAACTTGCTAGTCGACAATAACCAGCcacacccaaacaaaaaatgagagCAAAACGTCAGTCAACACAACGTCATGGTAACATCCTAACTGAACTAACTATTTATTTACAATCATTCCACTGGAGAACAAAAGCCAGGCGCCAAAATGCTGAGAAGGCAAACAGgatttaacaacaacaaccacaacaacgcGAATAACCAGAGTAACAAAGACATGTTTGCAACCGAAAGAGTAAAAGACGAGGTGGTAAAGCAATAGAAATGttggaataaaattaaaaaaagacaaacagaTGGTGTAACTGAAAATAGTAAGGTGCGGAATAAACTAAAAGAGATGTAACAAACTGATGCGAATGTATATAACAGTGCGGACAAACTTAAAACCTTtgcgaaagaaatgaaagaaaaacaaatgagTAGGAGTTGAAACCAGAGCAGAATGTACAAAAGGGAGAAATGAAGCTGAAACTGattattgaaaatgaaatcaaaacaaataaaagtgCACACCAAAACGAAACGTTTGAACAGGGATGCAAAAGAAGGCAAAGGAGAAATAGAAGGCATTGCTGTTCTTCCATTGGAGTCGCAAGAACACGCATAAAGGATGGCTTTACCCTTTCCGCTAGCATAATTGCGCGAAGCTGCCGGTTGATATTCGGCAGCCGTCGGAGGATCGTCGATGTTGATGCCGGACCCAGCCAGCGAGAACGTTAGCTTTCTCGGACACTCGCTGGTGCTCGTCCAGTTGAACACCTCGTACATCGAGCTGGACATTCGCCGTTGGTCTGTGGGTGGGCACGAACACACAACCCGGAGGCCACCGTTGGGAgggttttgttatttcaattttcaccatGGCATACGGATAGGGTACGGGACAGTCAACACAAGCCAGCAGGAACCACAATGAAGAAATGGACACCAAAAGTGCCCAGAGAAGAACAATCGATGAAAGTAAGAAATCGGTCAAACAACAAGACAAGTACAGCATCCGGGTATTTCGTCCATTATCGCGAAACGATCGCGAACGAGAAGGGAGGGTGTGATTTTGAAGGAGCATATCCGATTGTTTGAAGTGTAGCATTTGAAGCGGGTTGTGTGAAAATCATGTACGAAAGAGAACAGAATTGAAAAAGGAGATTAACATGTGGCGCAAACCGAGAAAGAGGAAGTAGAGAACGTTTTGCTAGCGTATGTATGAAACTCATTAACAGAAACACAAGAGAAATACATTAAGTTTGATTATCACAGCACATTCAATGATTCGTAAACTGAAACGGAACGCTAAACAGTATCGAACATTGTAAAGCATAAGGATAGGAAACCGTCCAGAAAATATAGGTAAAGAAGAAACCCGTATGATTGTATGCTAAGAGCAGAAAGAGAGGACCGCTAACTAAATAGAAGGCGCTTGGTTAGGATGGAAACAATAGTCAGAAAGACAACATAGTGTTCTTGTAGTTGCATTAATGTAACGCAGCAGTCCTatccaaataaaaaagaaacatcacTGTAAGCAAACCACGACCAGCAGCAGTTGTGTACTAAAACCAATAAGGCAAAGCTTAAAAGAAGATACTTCAGATTGATGACCGACTATCGATCGGACGGGGCACAGCGAGCACTCGAAAAACTCTTTGCGTGTGTTCGAACAAACGGTGAAACACTATTTATGATAACATCCACTAAACATAGCgcaagaaaaattaaaatttcatgaAACGGAGAGCATAATCTCCGTTGCACAATTGTGTAAAGATATTCTGCAAACATCTCCATTTCGTCGTAATAACATATCTTCCTACAAAAGCTTAACATTTGACCAGCGTACCGTAGGATCTACACTAAACGGAACGGAATAATATCTAACACGAGCTCTACGATAATGCTCCACCACGACTCAGATGATCACATCGAAAGGAACATGGATTCTATGGAACGTGTGTGATGTCGGACTAACCGCATCCACGCGTAATGAGAATGCGTTATGGATGAATGTGTTGTTGAAATCGACGAGTGTCGTTTCATGTGGCATTTTGTGACCTAATACTGCGGAGCACCTTCTCCGACTGCAGTTTCCGCCGGGACTGTTCAACAAACTACAGCGATCGCCATCATCTCAAATCCAGAATACGTACCGTCGGTCGATCGGTCGAGACCACTGGCAGAGGTAGCTCGCTTCTTCGACGCACTGTCGGTTAGTTCGCGCTCGGAACTACGCCTCGTTAATGCCGCCCCTGTATACGCTACGTTCGTAATGGATGTGGCTCTAAAAGTGTTAAAAGAAAGACGTTAGCAGATTACTCGTTGTCTGATATCCTGCCACAATCGCCCAGAGTAGCCAACACCCTGGATCCTGGGCACGACACTTACCTCCTATGAGCCCAGAACGAGCTGCACATGCCACTGTCACTGGTATCGATCATCCGCGGTGTCGACGATCCGAAAGCGAACTGGATCGAGCCTCGATCGTTGCGTCGTTTCGTCTCCATGCGCTGATCCCGCTCCTGGTTCTTGCGCAGTATGTACTCCCGCCGCTCGTTATCGGCCTCGATGATGGCCCGGCGACGCTCCTCGACCTGTGACCGTCGGTCGCTTTCCCGCCTCCGCAGGTCGTCCATCCGGCGGCGTCGTTCTTCCTCCTTCTGCTCGCGGAACTTTTGCGCCGCTAGTGCTTGTGCCTTCAGCTCCTCGAGCTTCTTCTGCCGCTCCTCGTTCTGTCGTTCCTTCATCTGTTTTATTCGTTCCTCACGTTCCTTTTGCAGTTCTGGAGAAAGGGTGGCATTGATGGTGGCGAAAAGCAAAGTAAAAAGGGTTGAATGTTAGTAGCAGCAGTATGCAGCGATGCGTTTTCTCAGGGGCGAGGGGGTACGATCTATAAAATATTACAGGCACACGAGGAGCGGAGAGGGCAAGTATGCGTGCAGGACACTGCCTTAATTTTACGCTTAATTAAGCATCTTTCATTACAAAGGATCGATTAAATCGTGGAATCTATCAGATCATTGATGAACAATTCATTAGATTTGATTGCAAAACTAAACACTTTCTGCATTATTGCATATTAATCTTTCCAATTTCGGCAAGTTATATCCAATGCTTATGCTCAATCTACGGCACGCAGGGTTAGTTCAATACATCGATAGCAACAAGAAGGAGTTTAGTTGATCTTAACGTGCGATTAAAAGTAATCTAGGGAAAAGAGTAACAACGTTCTGTTAATAGGAACAACGCATGGATCCCGTTGTTCGTCTACGAcaacaatagcaaaaaaaaacaacgatcaTGTTATTATTATGCACACGTGGTCAGAGCACACGCCACGAcaacaacagtaaaaaaaccGCATTGCCGCCGTAGCATTAATGGTCGCTCGAGTGTACCACCAACCATGTGTGGTTGAAACACATGGTAATCATTTACACCCAGGACTTTGCTGCTACTGACGAGCGCAACGCGACTTCGGCCTGCAGTATACCTTCTGTGTTTCTACCATTATCGACGCTATCATCGCCGACGCAAGCAAACCAGTGAAGAGTGTGCGCAACGGACTGTTCGTGCAGTCGATCTGGACACGGTCCAGCCCGGTTTGCAGTGCAAGAGCGAGCACAAGAAGTGTTGTGTAGacgatggaaaatggaaatataAAGAACAGGAAACACTATCATTAGAAGGGCGCGCGGGTCTATCTTATGATAGAGGCTTCATCATCTCTTTCATTGAACGTTGGCGCAATTAACTTCACTGATAAACCATACGGAAAACCCTTCACAATGGACAGTAGCTTCATTCCAGTTCAAACGACGTGAGTTCATTTCGTAGCTTCTTGTCCTGCATCCGCCCCGGAGATCACCTGCTGGCGCAACCTGCGTTGTCAGCTTGTACTGCGGTGAAGTTGTCCATATTTGGTCACTTACCTCTATTGGCTGAAGACGGCCTTGACTGTTTTTGTACGGTCGCATCTCTGTTTCCAGCTGAAGATGACGAGCGCCGACAACGGGGAAAGAAAGGGAAGAGAAGAGCGAAAAagcaacaatcaaaacaatgaaCTTTTAATGCGAGAGTTGTGATGAAAATACGGGAACAACATCGCCGACAGCTTGTTGTGACAGGTTGTGCAAAATCTGGATAATTGCCGACACGGTGGTACTCTGCTGTCAGTATCGATTAGTGCAAAACGCCGATATAAATTCACAGCACGTCCCAGAGACAGCTAAgacaatgcaaacaaacagtggTTTGAGGGTAATGATGATTGTCAATCTGACCAGAACGGCTTGTGAGGAGTTCAGTCACAGTAACGTTATCTTAAATTATGTACGTGACTGCTGGAGATGATTCCCAAACAGGTGGTCTTCATTTGACACAACACATCATGTACAAAGGAAAGGGCCATTTGAACAGTGAATAGATTTAGAATTAACATTCCCGACAGCTCAGTGACTTCCTTCGGTCAACCATTCTTACCTAGACTAAATTGAACATGGCGTGCCTTCCGCGTTCccaacagctgctgctgatcggtCAGGCTCAAATTCTCGCGGGACAATGATTTCACTAATATGCCGCGCAGCACTGCGAGCGTCGTGCTCGGAATACGATCACTTTCATCGGTCAACATGATGGCGCTTGAGTGCACTGATTCATTGAAACTGTCATCGTCGATCAAACCCATTACCATCAGGCAAGGGGACACACCGGGTCACAAGCACTTGTACTGCAGAATATCACAACGATGAAAAGATTTTAGTGTCTATTGCCCACCCATCGACTGAAAACATCAATCATCTGCACAGAATTGTACATCCAGCATGAATATCCTCTCTGGAGCGTTTGATACTTCGCACTTATCGGAATACAAAACACTGCGTTACAACCCcacacaaacaagcacaacCTATCGCTCTAGCTCTAGATGCTCTAGCGCAAGTCACGTTCCTGGTACGCTCTCCGTGTCATGAGAacgacgacacacacacaacagctgGATGATATCTTACCCCAACCGAAACGCTCTACAGTCTGAAAAGCCCCACACAAAGGTGCACCTTCTGCGAGCTATCAAAACGTGGCGTTGACAGTTGGCCCGTGCTACTTGTGCCCCAATCCACCCCTAACTACCAACACACTAACAATTTCTCTCATTCATCGCCGGAGCAACCATCCCCCCTTCAATGTGTAGCTGTGCGCCGTGAAGAAGTGTGTACATACCCCGGCCGTATGCTAAACACCCATGTCCAATTTGCTATTCGCACCTCGCACACTAACACATCCTGAGTCATAATCTTCGAACACGCTGACATTGAGAGTTGTTTATGGCTCTTACTCGCAGCAAAAGTGGATTGTATCAGCACACGGTTGATAATGTCATTTCTATTCCTGCCAAGACGTTCCTTTTTGCTCGTCATTTCTCGAACGAAGGTCTGACCATTGAGTGATCTCGTCTAATGTTTCATAAACATTGATCGCACAATCCGACATCGGCAAAACCGACACACAATAGCTAACCCAACCGGACATGTTACCTTTTaacgaaatcaaaacaaaacaaacaatcggaGGAAATCAAAACGTGTCCTCCCCTATCAGCGTAGGCATCATTCTCGGTTCAACGAATTTAGTTCAGTGTGGGCCAAGTGCAACGATAATCACCGGCACCGTAATTTGATAAGGCGCAAGACACTCACAGTTGCTGCGAATATTTATTGAAGCAAAGCCCCCTGCTTCACGGCGCTAGAGATCCGCTGACTGACTCATCTTTcacaacgcacacatacaactaGCAAAGAACTGACGCACCTTCCGTGAACACTCGCGAGGAGCTAAGCCAGTTCCTGCTATCAAACGAACTATGCAAACATTAGATCAGCGCTACGAATTTTGATCCGCCACCCGTTTTGGTATGGATCACTGCGTATTTGTTCAATCATTTGCACGTTCATCCGAACCTTATACGGCGAATTGGCATTTCTCAAGCACAACCTACCACGTGAAGATTGCACCTGCTTTGCAATGAGACCCGAGCGAGCTCAAATAACACTGTGCAGTGCTGTTCACTTCATATTACTATGGGCGTTGAATATGCATCTATTTACTAACGAACCCCAATTCCACCATATTTGGTAAAGCAAATAACATCCATGTATCCTCTTgctttgaacaaaaaatatgtattaatTAAGAGCAAATAACAATAACTGAGTTGTGCTACTCGGCTTCCATCTCAAACACGCTTGCATCACATTAAGACGAAACGCTGTGCAAACGTTCCCATCTTTATTACCCTGCCGACCTTAGAGAATTCGCGACAGCAGCCAGGCTCCTGCCGCAGCAACTCATCAGTCGTGCGCCGGTTGGAACGTGCCAAAATAGGCAATAAACTATAGTAATATTGCTTCCACACGACCCACAGGGCGCTGCAGACTGCGTTTTACATCAGCAAAGACCTCTCATAATGACTTGACGGATGCATGCTACCGTATGCCACAATATTTCGCCC contains:
- the LOC120898748 gene encoding uncharacterized protein LOC120898748 isoform X15, whose translation is MISVKRPSVPGHPSAHHHHHHHHHHHHHHQQQPHQHHRQHHQLHSLQNGASSASAVTSAPLVTTTSANNNRLIRSRNQLSSTGSNEQQQQQESKHQTQNHWTSGGVVSNGGATVGAFGGGGGQVNRPTGAASWTGTGSGCSIITNGGSLYYSSSNGYGVGTASVNPKIRDIYEFDSLFLLPSCALTSDKALNLRKDLAAYDFDIKILEDSPRGSHNVWQSGNRDATVQKQSRPSSANRDRLHEQSVAHTLHWFACVGDDSVDNGRNTEELQKEREERIKQMKERQNEERQKKLEELKAQALAAQKFREQKEEERRRRMDDLRRRESDRRSQVEERRRAIIEADNERREYILRKNQERDQRMETKRRNDRGSIQFAFGSSTPRMIDTSDSGMCSSFWAHRRATSITNVAYTGAALTRRSSERELTDSASKKRATSASGLDRSTDDDTAEMNYQRTVNRRKTDLMPTIPSPRDSSRSSLGTHTPRTPGLRSGEMTPTSLNTSRPGSAMSSSTTASGIVYRRTLPAQRKPRPASIAVTGVSASGLKEDKPPLPKTGSGASTGSGISSATSKHRLSSAGSGSITTTPAKSASGTETPTKKPLTLHSAEKRSAGARGATPKASSTPLQSPGPEKASRNLLDSLKKSADGPKKVPASKTPAQKDDAVVVEAKQEPPSVAAPKVEELSAQQEAILQRDDGSQQASLVEVDQSFGQEEQPQQQQEEVVVPVQQEAPAPAQTEDAELPKQAEEAVTVEVVEQAPTTKQQQQAPLEQQDVSAVQAAEPTVMVAEEVPENVNGSLTVEVSGAGADAMTASMIAKRINTEEEAKAALAERRRLAREEAERLAELERKRIEAEEQAERQRILEEEERLRKLEEETIRLAEEQRRMEEERLQQAIEEARRRDEEERKRREEEARQKAEREEAERKAREEAERQRVEMAERLKKEEKEREERRKRVEAIMSRTRAKGAANNTPTKNNEDDKENAMSKSQIVLSSTPAALPTGTAMSASTISMTDSFIASEIRQEQQQQQQQQTQHQSLEQAMESLSLSNNNTTSSNSSSSSSDTLANSSTINNNINNNNNNTNGGNVQFDKSVTEKENLLLASSTAGAAVVVANNNLNNGSTSNGTVVEPATNEEGTNGTKGESLLLTTNGKSEQQSPAMMASSNGSSNATTANSTSDLIIEDALMGQTNGHKNGTMDNVFAVNDSMKAQTVPTELTNDFYTPKNGDHHQNGDSSGDGADRDAYPSLIEPNTAGTEQQQHCSSFDSSGTVSTATTETTIVMADGASTNADQLIDFASFSTSEEPFGHSMPRDTSVSDANFNPLLASPAFGGSVAGAGSENETSLAQHTPLDVHNISNNNSINPFFTVSDPVLLDSKRRESGGNDAPEAVLFDLTLDNTGNGGSNNSITSSPFFNNNNNNNNNNTAPSSNNTPWLVSATTDGQENRDLSLL